A window of the Candidatus Neomarinimicrobiota bacterium genome harbors these coding sequences:
- a CDS encoding aldo/keto reductase, protein PRTQAQLDGAQKALELELDEQALASLDDIWPGPGGEAPEAYAW, encoded by the coding sequence TCCCCGTACACAGGCCCAGCTGGACGGCGCTCAAAAGGCCCTGGAGCTCGAGTTGGACGAACAGGCCCTCGCCTCGCTGGACGATATTTGGCCCGGTCCTGGCGGCGAGGCCCCCGAAGCCTACGCCTGGTAG